The Diospyros lotus cultivar Yz01 chromosome 15, ASM1463336v1, whole genome shotgun sequence genome has a window encoding:
- the LOC127792332 gene encoding zinc transporter 11-like — translation MCRLFFLLLLVLSAAAHGGHDDSDLDADASVDTSKPNLRERSLILVKIWCLILIFAGTFAGGMSPYFMKWNEGFLVLGTQFAGGVFLGTALMHFLSDSNETFGDLTTKEYPFAFMLASAGYLLTMLADCLISHVYGKQGNESHNGDVELPGNTKDSSKDKISEFNHQVHHDGIDNSFVKATSLVAAKSFGDTILLIVALCFHSVFEGIAIGVAETEGDAWKALWTISLHKIFAAIAMGIALLRMIPNRPFLLCASYAFAFAISSPIGVAIGIIIDATTQGVVADWIFAISMGFACGVFVYVSINLLLAKGYSPQKPVFVDTAFYRFLATLLGVGVIAIVMIWDT, via the exons ATGTGCcgcctcttcttcctcctcctcctcgtccTCTCTGCCGCCGCCCATGGCGGCCACGACGACTCTGACTTGGACGCCGATGCCTCCGTCGACACTAGCAAGCCCAATCTCCGGGAGAGGTCCTTGATCTTGGTGAAGATATGGTGTTTGATACTAATCTTCGCCGGCACGTTCGCCGGCGGCATGTCACCCTATTTCATGAAGTGGAACGAGGGTTTTTTGGTTCTGGGCACGCAGTTCGCTGGCGGCGTGTTTCTGGGCACGGCTCTCATGCATTTTCTCAGCGATTCGAATGAGACTTTTGGGGACTTGACGACCAAAGAATACCCGTTCGCCTTCATGCTGGCGAGCGCTGGGTATTTGCTCACCATGTTGGCTGATTGCTTGATTTCTCATGTTTACGGGAAGCAGGGAAATGAGTCCCACAATGGCGACGTCGAGCTTCCAG GCAACACAAAAGATAGTAGCAAAGATAAGATTTCAGAGTTTAACCATCAG GTCCATCATGATGGCATTGACAATAGCTTTGTCAAAGCCACCTCGCTTGTAGCCGCCAAATCGTTTGGTGATACCATCTTACTGATAGTTGCCCTGTGTTTCCATTCGGTCTTTGAAGGCATCGCAATTGGGGTTGCAGAAACAGAGGGAGATGCTTGGAAAGCTCTATGGACAATTAGCTTGCACAAGATATTTGCAGCCATTGCAATGGGAATAGCCCTGCTTAGGATGATCCCGAACCGCCCCTTCTTATTGTGTGCGTCCTATGCCTTTGCTTTCGCGATCTCAAGCCCCATTGGTGTGGCCATTGGGATCATCATAGACGCCACAACTCAGGGGGTTGTGGCCGATTGGATTTTCGCCATCTCAATGGGCTTCGCGTGTGGCGTCTTTGTGTATGTGTCCATTAATCTTCTATTGGCCAAAGGGTACTCTCCACAAAAGCCAGTATTTGTTGACACGGCCTTTTATAGGTTCTTGGCAACCCTTCTAGGTGTTGGGGTGATTGCAATAGTGATGATTTGGGACACTTGA